One Pseudomonas brassicacearum genomic region harbors:
- a CDS encoding fatty acid desaturase gives MHGTCASPERLNAQQRSAHIRQVVLARGEELRQRYPILRYQDALGAGILAFALVGMIGSALLYLNGHLAGWACLLLNAFFASLTHELEHDLIHSMYFRKQRLPHNLMMGLVWLARPSTINPWIRRHLHLNHHKVSGSEADMEERAITNGEPWGLARLLMVGDNVMSAFIRLLRAKTWAHKRSILKRTLKVYFPLALLHWGAWYAFLGFHGANGVASLLGTSVEWSATTLSVMHVIDIAAVVIIGPNVLRTFCLHFISSNMHYYGDIEPGNVIQQTQVLNPWWLWPLQAFCFNFGSSHGIHHFVVKEPFYIRQLTVPVAHKVMREMGVRFNDFGTFARANRFVRQEGVVREAGGTVRV, from the coding sequence ATGCACGGCACTTGCGCAAGCCCCGAGCGATTGAATGCACAACAGCGATCCGCCCATATTCGCCAGGTGGTCCTGGCCCGGGGTGAGGAATTGCGTCAGCGCTACCCGATTTTGCGTTACCAGGATGCGTTGGGCGCGGGCATCCTGGCGTTCGCCCTGGTTGGGATGATCGGTTCGGCGCTGCTCTACCTCAATGGTCACCTGGCCGGATGGGCGTGCTTGCTGCTCAACGCTTTTTTCGCGTCCCTGACCCACGAGCTGGAGCACGACCTGATCCACAGCATGTATTTCCGTAAGCAACGCCTGCCCCATAACCTGATGATGGGCCTGGTGTGGCTGGCGCGCCCGAGCACCATTAACCCGTGGATCCGCCGCCATCTGCACCTTAACCATCACAAGGTGTCCGGCAGCGAGGCCGATATGGAGGAGCGCGCCATCACCAATGGCGAGCCCTGGGGGCTGGCGCGGTTGTTGATGGTGGGCGACAACGTCATGTCGGCCTTCATCCGCCTGTTGCGAGCCAAGACCTGGGCGCACAAGCGCAGCATCCTCAAGCGCACGCTGAAGGTGTACTTCCCGCTGGCGCTGCTGCATTGGGGCGCCTGGTATGCGTTTCTCGGTTTTCATGGGGCCAACGGCGTCGCCAGCCTTTTGGGGACTTCGGTGGAGTGGTCGGCGACCACGCTGTCGGTCATGCACGTGATCGACATCGCGGCGGTGGTGATCATCGGGCCGAATGTACTGCGCACCTTTTGCCTGCACTTCATCAGCTCGAACATGCACTACTACGGCGACATCGAGCCGGGCAATGTCATCCAGCAAACCCAGGTGCTCAACCCCTGGTGGTTGTGGCCGTTGCAGGCGTTCTGCTTCAACTTCGGCAGCAGCCATGGCATTCATCATTTCGTCGTGAAGGAGCCGTTCTACATCCGCCAACTGACGGTGCCGGTGGCCCACAAGGTGATGCGGGAGATGGGGGTGCGGTTCAA